Within the Comamonadaceae bacterium OTU4NAUVB1 genome, the region CCCTGCAAGGTCAACAAGGCCTTCCCGGGTGCCAACTTCGGCTTTCTCGCGGCCAACACCGTGAAGCCGGATGGCACCACCCTGTTCCCGGCGACCGGCGTCAAGACCTTCGTTCAAGGTGGCGCCACGGTGAAGGTCGGCTTCATCGGCATGACGCTCAAGGGCACGCCGAACATCGTGACGCCGGCCGGCGTGGCCGGGCTGACCTTCAGGGACGAAGCCGACACGGCCAATGCGCTCATTCCCGGTCTTCGCGCACAGGGCGTCGATGTGATTGTGGTGGTGGTGCACGAAGGCGCCACGACGACCGCCGGCTACAACGACAAGAACTGCACCGGTCTCAGCGGGGACCTCCTGCCGATCCTCGATCGCCTGGATGCCAGCGTCGATGTCGTCGTCTCGGGTCACACCCATCGCGCCTACGTGTGCGACCGCGCGAAGACCAGCGCGGCCAAGCCCTTCCTGCTGACCAGCGCGGGCCAGTACGGCACGCTGGTCACGGACATCGACCTCACGGTCGACACCTCGACGCGGCGGGTGACGGCCAAGCGCGCCGACAACGTGATCGTCCAGGGCGAGCCCTATGTCGCCGGGACGAGCACCGTGGCGCTGACCAGCGAGTACCCCCGCTTCGAGAAGAACGCGGAGATCGCCAACCTCGTCACGCAGTACCTGAGCGTCGCCCAGCCCCTGGTGGCCCGCGTGACGGGTCGGCTGACCGCACCGGCCACGCGCACCAGTTCGCCGTCGCGCGAGACCTCGATGGGCAATCTCATCGCGGACGCGCAACTCGCCGCGACGGCGCCGGCCGCCAAGGGCGGCGCGCAGATCGCCTTCATGAACCCCGGTGGGGTCCGGGCCGACCTGGTGCCGGCGGCCAATGGCGACGTCACCTACGGCCAGCTGTTCGGCGTCCAGCCGTTCGGCAACAGCCTGGTCGTGAAGACCATGACCGGTGCCCAGATCCGCGCGCTGCTGGAGCAGCAATTCAACAGCGGCTCCAACACCGTGTCCGCGCCCCGCGTGCTGGCGCCTTCCAATGGGTTCACGTACGCGTACGACCTCGCCGCCCCGGCGGGTTCGCGCATCTCGGCCCTGTCGCTCGACGGCACGCCCCTGGGCGATGCCACGTCCTACCGGGTCACGATGAACAGCTTCCTGGCCACGGGCGGCGACAACTTCACGGTCTTCAACGAAGGCACCCAGACCTTGGGCGGCGACCAGGACGTGGACGCCCTCGAGGCCTACATCAGGTCCGCCGGCGCATTGGTCCCTCCCGCGGCGTCGCGGATCCGGAACCTCGCGGGATCCTGAGCCGCGCGCGGACGCCGCCCGCCGGCCCGCCGGGTGCCGACGTGGGCGCCCGGGCGGTCGGCCTCCGACGCACGGCGCTTCACGCACCCGTCACACGCGCTGCTTCCAATGGCGTCACTCCCTCCCGAAAGCCTCCCCGTGCGCAAGAACAACACGCCATCGCCATCGCCATCGCCATCGCCTTCGTCCATCGACGCCGATCCACGGGACCTCGCCAATCGGCGGCGTCGTGATTTCCTCGATTTCCTGGTCCGGTCGTCGTCCAGCGCGCTGGCGCTGGCAGCCGCGGGATCCCTGGCGGCGTGCGGCGGAGGAAGCGACGACGACGCGCCGGCCGCGACCCCCGCGCCGGGCACGCCCGCGTCGACGCCGGCCGTGTTCGCGTTCGGCGTCGCCAGCGGCGACCCCCTGGCCGACCGCGTCATCCTCTGGACGCACGCCAAGGTGCCCGCCAGCGTCGCCGACGTCCGCTTGAACTGGGAGGTCGCGACGGACGCCGCCTTCACCGCCGTCGTTCGCAGCGGCACGGTCACGGCCACCGAGGCCACGTCCTTCACCGCGAAGGTGGACGCGACCGGCCTGAGCGCCGGCGCCAGCTATTTCTACCGCTTTCGCGACCTCACCGGCGCGTCCTCGACCGTGGGCATCACGCGCACCCTGCCTGCCGCCGGCGTGGCATCGGTGAAGCTGGCGGTGTTCTCCTGCGCCCTGTATTCGGAGGGCTACTTCCACGCCTACGACGCGGCCGCCAAGTCCGACGCCCTGTACGCCTTGCACCTGGGCGACTACATCTACGAGTACGGTTCCGATCCGAAGAAGTACGGCAACGCCAGCATTCCGGGCAACCGGATCGCCAGCCCGGCCAACGACATCGTGACGATGAACGACTACCGCACGCGGCACGCGCTGTACAAGTCGGACCTCAGCCTCCAGGCGGCGCACGCCCGCATGCCCTGGATCACGGTGTGGGACGACCACGAGTTCGCCAACAACGCCTACGTCAACGGCGCGGAAAACCACGATCCCGCCACGCAGGGCGACTGGGTCACGCGCAAGAACATCGCCGCCAGGGTCTATCACGAGTGGATGCCGATCCGCACGCCCGATCCGGCCGACCTCCTGAAGATCTACCGGCGCTTCGAGTTCGGCCGCGTCCTGACGCTGCACATGCTCGACACCCGCATCGAAGGCCGCGACCGGCAGTACGACGGCTTCGGCGACGCCGACGGCGGCACGGCGCGTTACCTGGCGGGATTGACGCCCGACGCGACGGGCGTCCGGCCCGACGCGTCTCGCCGGATGATGAGTGCCGCGCAGCAGGACTGGCTGGTCGACGGCATGAGAGGTTCCACGGCGACCTGGCAGGTGCTGGGCAATCAGACCCTCATGGCCCGCATGTGGCTTCCGGCGTCCGTCCTGGGCGCGGTCGCGGCCAATCCGTCGGGCGCTCCGGCCGCCATCTCGGCGTTCCTGGGGGCCAAGGCGGCGCGCGCCGCCGGTGGTCCGAACCTGCTGACGCCGGCGCATGCGGCGCTCCTCGACCCGGCGACGAACCCGCGCGTGCCGTACAGTCTCGACGCCTGGGACGGTTATCCGGCACAGCGCGAGGCGATCCTGCAGGCGGCCAAGGCGCAGGGCAAGCGCCTGGTCACGCTGTCGGGCGATTCGCACAACGGCTGGTTCACCTACCTCACGAGCCTGAACCAGGAGAAGCTGGGCATCGAGTTCGCCGGGACGTCCGTGACGTCGACCGGATTCGAGAGCGCCGGCCTGGGCGCCCTGGCCAGTTCGATCGACGGCAGCGCGCTGGTGCCCCAGCTGGGCACCGCCGCGCTCGGCGCGGGCCTGGGTCTGATCGACGATGTCGCGTACTGCGACACGACGCGCCGCGGCTATCTCTCGATGACGTTCTCGCTCGGCGAAGTCAGGGCCGAGTATGTCTTCGTGAGCAGCGTGAAAGCGCCGACGTACACCGTCGCGCTCGGCCGCACGGTCACGGTGCCGGCGTCGTCGGCGGGCATCGCGGCGCCGACGATCGCCTGACGGTGGCTTGACGGCCGAGCCGGCGCGGGCCCGGGGTCCGCTTCGAGTCGCGGCACGCGTGCGCCGTCTTCACGGCGCTGTCACCCGGGTTGCCTAGGCTCGGGGACTTCGCCCTCGGGACCCCGTCGAACCATGCACTTCCAATCTCTCCGCCACCTCGCCACCGCCACCGCGCTCGGCTGCCTCGCCGCCCTGAACGGCTGCGGCGGCGGCAACGACGACGACGGTCCTGCCGAACGCCGCGTGGGTTCGCTCAAACTGATCGGCCAGCAGGTGCTGCCCCGACGCGGCGAGTTCCAGGGCACCGTCGTGGGAGGCTTGTCCGGCATCGACTACGACGCCGTCAACGACCGTTACGTGCTCGTCTCCGACGATCGCACCGCCACCGATTCGGCGCAGCCCCCCCGGATATACACCGCGCGCCTGGACTTCGACGCCCAGCGATTCACCAGCGTCCGGATGCTGTCGACCTTCAGCATGAAGCAGCCCGATGGCGCGACCTATCCGAAGGTGCCCGACCTGCTGACCCCCGACCCCGAGGCCGTGCGGCTCGATCCGGTCTCCGGCAACTACCTGTGGACCAGCGAGGGAGAGCGGACACCGGCCACCGCCACCACGGCGCAGCGCCTGATCGACCCGTTCATCCGGGAGATCACGGCCGATGGCGCCCACGTCCGCGAGTACGCGTTGCCGGCGATGTTCAGGATGTCGGCCGCCGAGCGCGGGCCGCGCAGCAACCTGGTCTTCGAGGGATTGACCGTCACGCCCGACCGCACCAGGACCGTCGTGCTCGCCGAAGGACCGCGGTACGAAGACGGCCCGGCGCCGACCCCGACGGCGGGTGCGGTGTCCCGCATCACCGTGTTCGATCGCGCGACCGGCACGGCCCAGGCGCAGTACGCCTACCCGGTGGAACGCGTCCAGGCCGAACCCGTGCCGGCCGGACAATTCGCCGTGAGCGGCGCCACCGAGATCCTGGCGATCACCGACACCCGCTTCCTGGTCCTGGAGCGCAGCTTCTCCGTCGGCGTCGTCGGCAACCAGGTCCGGCTCTACGAGATCGACGTGAGTCGAGCGACCGATGTATCGAACACGCCCGCGCTCGCCGGGGCCGGCTACGCGCCGGTCACCAAGCGCCTGGTGCTGGACTTCGAGACGCTGAAGGCGTCGCTGGGAGGCATCGCCAACCTGGAAGGCATGACGTTCGGCCCCAGGCTGCCCAACGGCCACGACTCGCTGGTCGTCGTGGCGGACGACAACTTTCCCACGGCGGATTCGCCGACGGACCGCAACCAGTTCCTGGTCTTCGACGTCCAGCCCTGACCGGCGGCCCGGCGGCGGCGCCGGGCCGCGTTCCGTCATCACGGCGACACATGGCGGCGTTTCAATGTAATCGATTACATGAAACCGACCCGCCCTTGAACATCCAGGACGTTGCCCGCCGCGCGGGCGTCTCCGTCGCGACCGTCTCGCGCGCCTTCAACCTGCCCGACCGGGTGGCCCCGGCCACGCGCGAGCGCGTGGAACGCATCGCCCGCGACCTCGGTTACCTGCCGAACGTGAGCGCCCGTGCCTTGCGCACCCAGCGCAGCCGCGTGCTCGGCATCGTGCTTCCCACGCTGCTCAATCCGGCCTTCGCCGAGTGCCTGCAAGGCATCGCCGAGACCGCCGCCGCCGGTGGTTACGCGATCCTTCCCGTCACCACCGGCTACGCGCTGGACCGGGAAGCGCACGCGGTCGCCCAGCTCATCGCCAGCAATGTCGACGGGATGATCCTGGTGGTGTCCAGTGCGTCCGATGCGGTGGCGCTGCGGCGGCTCCACGACGCCGGGGTGCCCTACGTCCTGGCCTACAACCGGCATCCCGCGCACCCCTGCGTGTCGGTCGACGGTGAAACGGCGGCGGCCGAGGTCGTGGCCCGCCTGGCCGGGCTGGGACACCGGCGCATCGCGATGGTCAGCGGCACGCTGGCCGTGTCCGACCGCGCGCAGCAGCGCTTCGCCGGCTTCCGGCGTGGCATGGCCGAGGCCGGCCTGGCGACGCCGCCCCTGGTGGAAGTGCCGTTCGTCGAACGCGCGGCGGAGACCCTGCGCGAACTCCTGCAGGCCCCCTCGCGCCCCACCGCCCTCTTCTGCTCCAACGACCTGCTGGCGATCCGCTGCCTTCGCGCGGCTCACGGCAGCGGGCTGCGGGTCCCGCACGACCTGACCGTGGTCGGCTTCGACGGCATCGCGCTCGGCGAAGAACTGACGCCCGCCCTGAGCACCGTGGTGCAGCCCAACCGCGACATCGGCCGCCACGGGGTCGAGCTCCTGCTGCGCGCGCTGGCCACCGGCGAGGCGCCGACGGCCGCGTCCAGCCTGACCCTGCCGCATGCCTTCCGGGAAGGCGAATCCTGCGGCGTCGCCCGCTCCGGCGTGCCCTGACGCTTCCTCACGTCCCGTCCCATCCTTTTCATCGATCCAAGCAAGGAGTTCCGCATGTCCTCGACCCTCCAACGAATCGCCCGCCTGGGCGTGCTGGCCGCCGGCCTGGCCGCCGCCAGCGTCTCCATGGCCCAGACGGCCCTCTGCTACAACTGCCCGACCGAATGGGCCGACTGGGGCACGCAGCTGCGCGCGATCAAGGCGAAGACCGGCGTCACGGTGCCGCCCGACAACAAGAACTCCGGCCAGTCGCTGGCCCAGCTGGTGGCCGAGAGGGCCAGCCCGGTCGCCGACATGACCTACCTGGGCGTGACCTTCGCGATCCAGGCGAAGCGGGACGGCGTCCTCGCGCCCTACCAGCCGGCCCACTGGAAGGACATCCCCGACGGCCTGAAGGACCCGGCCGGCCACTGGTTCTCGATCCATTCGGGCACGCTCGGCTTCATGGTCAACGTCGACGCGCTCAAGGGCAAGCCGGTGCCGACGTCGTGGGCCGACCTGCTCAAGCCCGAGTACAAGGGCCTGATCGGCTACCTCGATCCGGCGTCCGCCTTCGTCGGCTATGTCGGCGCGGTGGCCGTCAACGAGGCGCGCGGCGGCACGCTCGACGACTTCGCCCCGGCCATCGACTACTTCAGGGCCCTGCAGAAGAACGAGCCCATCGTGCCCAAGCAGACCTCCTACGCGCGCGTGCTGTCGGGCGAGATCGCCATCCTGCTCGACTACGACTTCAACGCCTACCGCGCCAAGTACAAGGACAAGGCCAACGTCGCCTTCGTGATCCCGGCCGAAGGCACGGTCGTGGTGCCGTACGTGATGAGCCTGGTCGCCGGCGCGCCGCACGCCGCCGACGCGAAGAAGGCGCTGGACTTCGTGCTGTCCGACGAAGGTCAGGCAATCTGGGCCAAGGCCTACCTGCGCCCGGTCCGCGCCGGCGCGATGCCCAGGGAGATCGAGGCGCAGTTCCTGCCCGCCGCCCAATACCAGCGCGCCAGGACCGTCGACTACGCCCGGATGGCCGCCGCGCAGCGCGCCTTCTCCGACCGCTACCTGAAGGAGGTGCGTTGAAGTCGCGCCAGCGCTGGCTGCTGCTGGGCTGCGCGGCCCCGGCCGGCGCCTTCTTCCTGCTGTTCTGGCTGCTGCCGGCCACGCGCCTGCTCGCGTTGCCGGCGCAACGGGGCTGGGCCACCTATTTCGTCGTCCTCACCGACGGCCGCTACCTCGCGAGCATGGCGCAGACCGTGGCGCTGTCGCTGGTCGTGACGCTGGCGACGCTGGTGCTCGGCGGCGCGGTCGGCATCTACCTGGCGCGGCGCGATTTTCCGGGCAAGCGGGTGCTGCTGTCGCTGCTGACCCTGCCGCTGTCGTTTCCCGGCGTGATCGTCGGCTTCTTCGTGATCCTGCTGGGCGGACGGCAAGGGCTGGTGGCCGATCTCTCGGACGCGCTCACCGGCCACCGCGTCACCTTCGCCTACGGCCTGCTCGGGCTGTTCGTGGCGTACCTGTACTTCTCCCTGCCGCGCGCCATCGCGACCTATGCCGCGGCGGCCGGCGCGATGAACCTGCAGCTGGAGGAAGCCGCGCGCTCGCTCGGCGCCTCGCGCCTGCGGGTGGTGCGCGACGTCTGGCTGCCGGAGCTGGCGCCGACCACGCTGGCCTGCGGCGCGATCCTGTTCGCGACCTCGATGGGCGCCTTCGGCACGGCGTTCACGCTGGCGAGCAAGTTCGAGGTGCTCCCGATCACGATCTACAACGAGTTCACCAACCACGCGAACTTCGCGCTCGCGGCCTCGCTGTCGATCGCGCTGGGCAGCGTGACCTGGCTGGTGCTGTTCGTGGCACGCCAGTTCGGCGGCGGCCCGGTCGCTCGCTGAGGAGGCCGCCATGCGCAACGACACGCCAAACCGGGCGCCGGTGCTGTTCGCGGTGACGGCCCTCGTCAGCTTCTTCATGATCGCGCCGATGCTGCTGTCGGTGATGGCGGGGCTGGTCGTCAACTACGGCGCGGGCCTGAAGAGCGGCCTCACGCTGCGCTGGCTCGGCGAGGTCTGGGAGGTCTACGGCGGCACGGTCGGCTGGTCGCTGGCGCTGGCGGTGGCCTGCGTCGCGCTGACGGTCGTGCTCGGCGTGCCCTGCGCCTACGCCATCGCGCGCAGCCGTTCCCGGGCGGCGCGCGCCTTCGAGGAGCTTCTGACGCTGCCGGTCGCGGTGCCGGGCCTGGCGACGGCGCTGGCGCTGATCCTCGCCTACGGGCAGATCGGCGCGTTCCGCCAGAGCTTCGCCTTCATCCTGGTGGGCCACGTCGTCTTCACGCTGCCGTTCATGGTGCGGACCGTGGCCTCGGCCTTCCAGCGCCACGACCTGGTCGCGCTCGAGGAAGCCGCCCGCACGCTGGGCGCGAGCTTCCGCCAGCGCTTCATGGGCATCCTGGTGCCCGCCGTGTTCCCGGCCATCGTCGCGGGCGGCCTGATGGTCTTCACGCTGTCGGTGGGCGAATTCAACCTGACCTGGATGCTGCACACCCCGCTCACCCGCACGCTGCCCGTCGGCCTGGCCGACAGCTACGCCTCGATGCGGCTGGAGGTCGGCTCGGCCTACACGCTGGTGTTCTTCATCGTCATCCTCCCGGTGCTGTGGGGCCTGCAGTCCCTCGCCCACCTGCTGCAACAACGCCATGGAACTTGAACGCATCCCGATCGACATCGACCACGTCGCCAAGACCTACGCCGACGGCACGGTCGGCCTGCGGCCGACCTCGCTGCACGTCGAACCCGGCGAGGTGCTGGCCCTGCTGGGGCCCTCGGGCTGCGGTAAGACCACGCTGCTGCGCCTCATCGCCGGGCTGGAGACGCTCGACGACGGCGGGCGCATCGCCTTCGGCGGACAGGACGTGACGCACCGGCCGGTCGAGCAGCGCGGCGTCGGCATGGTGTTCCAGAGCTACGCGCTGTTTCCGCAGATGAGCGTGGCGGCCAACATCGGCTACGGGCTGCGCATCCGCGGTGTCGCCAAGCGCGACGCGCAGCGCACGGTCGGCGAACTGGTCGACCTGGTGCGGCTGAACGGCCTGGAGGACAAGCGCCCGGGCGAGCTGTCGGGCGGCCAGCGGCAACGCGTGGCGCTGGCGCGCGCGGTGGCGGTGCGCCCGCGCGTGCTGCTGCTCGACGAGCCGCTGGCGGCGCTGGACGCCAAGCTCAAGGAATCGCTGCGCGACGAGCTGGCCGAACTGCTGCGCCGGCTGCACATCACCGCCGTCCACGTCACGCACGACCAGCAGGAGGCGATGGCCATCGCCGACCGCCTGGCGGTGATGCGCGCCGGGCGCATCGTGCAGGTCGGCCGCGGCGAGGACCTGTACCGCTCGCCGGGCGATCCCTTCGTCGCGGAGTTCCTCGGGCGGGTGAACCGCATCGAGCGCTCGGAGCAGGACGTCGTCCAGGGCACCCTCCCGTTCGGCGGCCGGACGCTCGCCTGCCCTTCGGCCTGGATGGGTCATCGCATCCTGCTGCTGCGCCCCGAGGACGTCCAGGTGGGACCGCGCAGCGCCGTCGAATCCGGCCCGTCGGGCTGGGGCGTGGCGCAGGTCCGGCAGCGCACCTTCCTCGGCGACCGGGTGCAGTTGCGCCTGGGCCTCGCCGACCAGCCGGCGCTGCTGGCCGACGTCGCGCGCGACACGCCGTACCGGGTCGGCGACGAGGTCGGCGTGCGCATCCAGCCCGAACGCCTCATGACCTCCGAACAGGAACCCGCCCCATGACCCCGACCTTCCTCGTCCAGCTCACCGACCCGCACATCCGCGAGCCCGGTCGGCTGGCCTACGGCCGCATCGACACCGCGCCCTACCTGCGGCGCGCGGTCCAGAGCGTGCTGCGCCTGCGCCAGCGGCCCGACGCGGTGGTCGTCACCGGCGACCTGAGCGATTTCGGCCGTGCCGCAGAGTACGCCCACCTGGCCGAGCTGCTGGCACCGCTGGCCATGCCGGTCTACCTGATGCCGGGCAACCACGACGACCGCGACCAGCTGCGCCGCAGCTTCCCGACGCACGGCCACCTCGGCGCGGGCGGCGGCTTCGTCCAGTACGGCGTGAAGGTGGGCGGCCTGCGCCTGATCACGCTGGACACCTGCGTGCCCGGCCACAGCCACGGCTCGCTCGATGCCCAACGGCTGGACTGGCTCGCGCGGGAACTCGCCGCCTGCCGGGGCGAGCCGGTGATCATCGCCATGCACCATCCACCCTTCCGCACGCTGATCGGCCACATGGACGACATCGGCCTGCGCGAAGGCGGCGCCGAGCTGGAGGCACTGGTCGCGCGCCATCCCAACGTCGAGCGCGTGATCTGCGGCCACCTGCACCGGGCGATCGACGTGCGCTTCGGCGGCACCATCGCGTCGACCTCGCCGGCGCCCGGCCATCAGGTCGCGCTCGACCTCGATCCGTCCGCACCGTCGGCCTGGATGCTGGAGCCCCCGGGCTTCCGCCTCCACGCCTGGGACGGCCAGCGGCTCGTCACGCACCTCTGCGCGTCGGGCACGTTCGACGGACCGTACCCGTTCCACGAGAACGGGGCGTTGATCGATTGAGGGACGTGGACGGCGTCCGGCCGACCGACCGACCGGGCAAGATCGTCATGCGAAGGTCACGACGCTGGCTTAAGGTGGCGCTTCACCCACAATCGTCTGGAGCAAGACCGATGAAATTCATGACCTCCGTGCTCGTCGCCGCCCTCGTCGCGGTCTGCGGCAATGCCGGCGCGAGCCCGTTCCATGGCCGTCCGGGCCCGCCGCCGCAGAAGGAAAAGGCCGAGCTGCTGGTCATCGGCCACCGCGGCGCCAGTGGCTACGTGCCGGAGCACACGCTGGCGTCCTACTGGCTCGCCATCGAGCAGGGGGCCGATTTCGTCGAGCCCGACTTGGTCAGCACCAAGGACGGCGTGCTCGTCGCGCGGCATGAAAACGCGATCGCCATCCTCAACGACGACGGCAGCGTGCGCGAGGCGACGACCGATGTCATGAGCAAGCCCGAGTTTGCTTCACGCAAGACCACCAAGTCGATCGACGGCGTCAGCATCACCGGCTGGTTCACCGAGGACTTCACGCTCGCCGAGCTGAAGACGCTGCGCGCCAGGGAGCGCCTGCCAGCCCTGCGCACGGCGAACACGCGCTTCGACGGCATGTTCGAGATCCCGACCTTCGAGGAAATCCTTCAACTCGTGGATCAGGCCAACCAGCGTCGCGACGCGGACGCCAAGGCGGAGGGTCGCTCCCTGCGCAAGGTCAAGCCGGTCGGCCTCTATGTGGAGACGAAGCACCCGACCTACTTCCAGGGCATCAACCTCCCGCTCGAGGAGCCGTTGGTACAGCTGATTGAGCGCCACGGCTACAAGCGCGCCGATTCCAGGATCTTCCTGCAGTCCTTCGAGACCGCCAACCTGCGCAAGCTGCGCGGCATGACGCGCGTGCCGCTGGTCCAGCTCTATGGCGGCGCAACCACGCGGCCCTGGGATTTCGTCGTGAGCGGTGACCGCCGCAC harbors:
- a CDS encoding ABC transporter permease, whose product is MKSRQRWLLLGCAAPAGAFFLLFWLLPATRLLALPAQRGWATYFVVLTDGRYLASMAQTVALSLVVTLATLVLGGAVGIYLARRDFPGKRVLLSLLTLPLSFPGVIVGFFVILLGGRQGLVADLSDALTGHRVTFAYGLLGLFVAYLYFSLPRAIATYAAAAGAMNLQLEEAARSLGASRLRVVRDVWLPELAPTTLACGAILFATSMGAFGTAFTLASKFEVLPITIYNEFTNHANFALAASLSIALGSVTWLVLFVARQFGGGPVAR
- a CDS encoding LacI family DNA-binding transcriptional regulator codes for the protein MNIQDVARRAGVSVATVSRAFNLPDRVAPATRERVERIARDLGYLPNVSARALRTQRSRVLGIVLPTLLNPAFAECLQGIAETAAAGGYAILPVTTGYALDREAHAVAQLIASNVDGMILVVSSASDAVALRRLHDAGVPYVLAYNRHPAHPCVSVDGETAAAEVVARLAGLGHRRIAMVSGTLAVSDRAQQRFAGFRRGMAEAGLATPPLVEVPFVERAAETLRELLQAPSRPTALFCSNDLLAIRCLRAAHGSGLRVPHDLTVVGFDGIALGEELTPALSTVVQPNRDIGRHGVELLLRALATGEAPTAASSLTLPHAFREGESCGVARSGVP
- a CDS encoding ABC transporter permease subunit, producing the protein MRNDTPNRAPVLFAVTALVSFFMIAPMLLSVMAGLVVNYGAGLKSGLTLRWLGEVWEVYGGTVGWSLALAVACVALTVVLGVPCAYAIARSRSRAARAFEELLTLPVAVPGLATALALILAYGQIGAFRQSFAFILVGHVVFTLPFMVRTVASAFQRHDLVALEEAARTLGASFRQRFMGILVPAVFPAIVAGGLMVFTLSVGEFNLTWMLHTPLTRTLPVGLADSYASMRLEVGSAYTLVFFIVILPVLWGLQSLAHLLQQRHGT
- a CDS encoding phosphodiesterase; protein product: MTPTFLVQLTDPHIREPGRLAYGRIDTAPYLRRAVQSVLRLRQRPDAVVVTGDLSDFGRAAEYAHLAELLAPLAMPVYLMPGNHDDRDQLRRSFPTHGHLGAGGGFVQYGVKVGGLRLITLDTCVPGHSHGSLDAQRLDWLARELAACRGEPVIIAMHHPPFRTLIGHMDDIGLREGGAELEALVARHPNVERVICGHLHRAIDVRFGGTIASTSPAPGHQVALDLDPSAPSAWMLEPPGFRLHAWDGQRLVTHLCASGTFDGPYPFHENGALID
- a CDS encoding ABC transporter ATP-binding protein codes for the protein MELERIPIDIDHVAKTYADGTVGLRPTSLHVEPGEVLALLGPSGCGKTTLLRLIAGLETLDDGGRIAFGGQDVTHRPVEQRGVGMVFQSYALFPQMSVAANIGYGLRIRGVAKRDAQRTVGELVDLVRLNGLEDKRPGELSGGQRQRVALARAVAVRPRVLLLDEPLAALDAKLKESLRDELAELLRRLHITAVHVTHDQQEAMAIADRLAVMRAGRIVQVGRGEDLYRSPGDPFVAEFLGRVNRIERSEQDVVQGTLPFGGRTLACPSAWMGHRILLLRPEDVQVGPRSAVESGPSGWGVAQVRQRTFLGDRVQLRLGLADQPALLADVARDTPYRVGDEVGVRIQPERLMTSEQEPAP
- a CDS encoding esterase-like activity of phytase family protein; protein product: MHFQSLRHLATATALGCLAALNGCGGGNDDDGPAERRVGSLKLIGQQVLPRRGEFQGTVVGGLSGIDYDAVNDRYVLVSDDRTATDSAQPPRIYTARLDFDAQRFTSVRMLSTFSMKQPDGATYPKVPDLLTPDPEAVRLDPVSGNYLWTSEGERTPATATTAQRLIDPFIREITADGAHVREYALPAMFRMSAAERGPRSNLVFEGLTVTPDRTRTVVLAEGPRYEDGPAPTPTAGAVSRITVFDRATGTAQAQYAYPVERVQAEPVPAGQFAVSGATEILAITDTRFLVLERSFSVGVVGNQVRLYEIDVSRATDVSNTPALAGAGYAPVTKRLVLDFETLKASLGGIANLEGMTFGPRLPNGHDSLVVVADDNFPTADSPTDRNQFLVFDVQP
- a CDS encoding ABC transporter substrate-binding protein, producing the protein MSSTLQRIARLGVLAAGLAAASVSMAQTALCYNCPTEWADWGTQLRAIKAKTGVTVPPDNKNSGQSLAQLVAERASPVADMTYLGVTFAIQAKRDGVLAPYQPAHWKDIPDGLKDPAGHWFSIHSGTLGFMVNVDALKGKPVPTSWADLLKPEYKGLIGYLDPASAFVGYVGAVAVNEARGGTLDDFAPAIDYFRALQKNEPIVPKQTSYARVLSGEIAILLDYDFNAYRAKYKDKANVAFVIPAEGTVVVPYVMSLVAGAPHAADAKKALDFVLSDEGQAIWAKAYLRPVRAGAMPREIEAQFLPAAQYQRARTVDYARMAAAQRAFSDRYLKEVR
- a CDS encoding bifunctional metallophosphatase/5'-nucleotidase; translated protein: MPKTKIDAKLAIALLTTLVTACGGGDGSDNATAATATPVAVATPVPAATPAPAVPATMSIKLIAFNDLHGNLEPPRTSIAAPSSTGGTVAVPAGGAAYLASAIASLKAKNPNHAVVSAGDMIGASPLVSALFLDEPTIEAVNAMKIDFNAVGNHEFDKGQTELLRMKNGGCAKNTALDPCKVNKAFPGANFGFLAANTVKPDGTTLFPATGVKTFVQGGATVKVGFIGMTLKGTPNIVTPAGVAGLTFRDEADTANALIPGLRAQGVDVIVVVVHEGATTTAGYNDKNCTGLSGDLLPILDRLDASVDVVVSGHTHRAYVCDRAKTSAAKPFLLTSAGQYGTLVTDIDLTVDTSTRRVTAKRADNVIVQGEPYVAGTSTVALTSEYPRFEKNAEIANLVTQYLSVAQPLVARVTGRLTAPATRTSSPSRETSMGNLIADAQLAATAPAAKGGAQIAFMNPGGVRADLVPAANGDVTYGQLFGVQPFGNSLVVKTMTGAQIRALLEQQFNSGSNTVSAPRVLAPSNGFTYAYDLAAPAGSRISALSLDGTPLGDATSYRVTMNSFLATGGDNFTVFNEGTQTLGGDQDVDALEAYIRSAGALVPPAASRIRNLAGS
- a CDS encoding alkaline phosphatase D family protein, translating into MRKNNTPSPSPSPSPSSIDADPRDLANRRRRDFLDFLVRSSSSALALAAAGSLAACGGGSDDDAPAATPAPGTPASTPAVFAFGVASGDPLADRVILWTHAKVPASVADVRLNWEVATDAAFTAVVRSGTVTATEATSFTAKVDATGLSAGASYFYRFRDLTGASSTVGITRTLPAAGVASVKLAVFSCALYSEGYFHAYDAAAKSDALYALHLGDYIYEYGSDPKKYGNASIPGNRIASPANDIVTMNDYRTRHALYKSDLSLQAAHARMPWITVWDDHEFANNAYVNGAENHDPATQGDWVTRKNIAARVYHEWMPIRTPDPADLLKIYRRFEFGRVLTLHMLDTRIEGRDRQYDGFGDADGGTARYLAGLTPDATGVRPDASRRMMSAAQQDWLVDGMRGSTATWQVLGNQTLMARMWLPASVLGAVAANPSGAPAAISAFLGAKAARAAGGPNLLTPAHAALLDPATNPRVPYSLDAWDGYPAQREAILQAAKAQGKRLVTLSGDSHNGWFTYLTSLNQEKLGIEFAGTSVTSTGFESAGLGALASSIDGSALVPQLGTAALGAGLGLIDDVAYCDTTRRGYLSMTFSLGEVRAEYVFVSSVKAPTYTVALGRTVTVPASSAGIAAPTIA
- a CDS encoding glycerophosphodiester phosphodiesterase; the encoded protein is MTSVLVAALVAVCGNAGASPFHGRPGPPPQKEKAELLVIGHRGASGYVPEHTLASYWLAIEQGADFVEPDLVSTKDGVLVARHENAIAILNDDGSVREATTDVMSKPEFASRKTTKSIDGVSITGWFTEDFTLAELKTLRARERLPALRTANTRFDGMFEIPTFEEILQLVDQANQRRDADAKAEGRSLRKVKPVGLYVETKHPTYFQGINLPLEEPLVQLIERHGYKRADSRIFLQSFETANLRKLRGMTRVPLVQLYGGATTRPWDFVVSGDRRTYGDLAKPTGLADVVGYANGIGPTTGLIVPLTAAGTLGTPTSLVTDAHNAGLLVHPYTFRAENAFLPNEFDAGADPAALGDMAGQIAVFLKLGIDGFFTDHPFLGRQARDAFVGRR